CTTATAGTCTTTTATTAACTGACTCAATGAGAAATTTTTGGTATTAGTAGGAAATTGAACACCAACCAGATTATATAGCTTTTTAAGACCCGAAAAGTCAACCAAAGCCTTTTGAAATGGCGCTGTAGTCTTGAGCAGCTCTTGCGTTAAAAATCTACTGGGTACTCGAGGAACAGCGGCATCCATATCCGTGACGGAAGATAAATATAGCAGATATTTTGCCCTTGTTTGGGCAACGAAAAACATTCTCCTTTCCTCATCAATCGATTCCTCTACATTATTGTTCTGTGATTTCTTATTTGTTAACTCCTCTTTGTTATCACCATCACCTTCCTCTTCGTTATCTGATGTATTGTCCTTGTCATCTGAAAATATTGCTGgtatattattatcttcACAACCAGGTATAAAGACAACAGGCCATTCCAAACCTTTAGAACCATGAATTGTACAAACAGTAACTGTCCCGAGCGTTCCTTTATTACCATCGTCCGTAGTAGCTACAGTCTTTTCGCCTGCGAAAAGGGATAATGAGTTtaaaaattgtaatatGTAGTCTGCTAGGGAAATACCATGGGATTTAGTCGTATTAATGCTCGAAAGAGCAGTGTTTTCTTGATTAATCATGCTGTCATCTTGATTCTCTTCTGTATCAACAAAATAGGATCTTAACAACTGTATGTTTTTATGACGCGGATTCTCGAGGTTCGGATCACCATCTATGTCAATCTCACCCTTTTTCTTGCCGTCCTTGAATAAAAATTCATGTTTCAAACCTGACTTTTCATATATTAAATCAAACACCTTTACTAACCGTACAGATAGTTCTTGACCATTCTCTTTATTACACTCTTCAACCAATTTACAGAGGCCCGAAACAACTCCTCTAGCAGACTTCGGTATATCAACATATACGCGACCAATTGCAATTAGGTTCAATATCTCTAACTTGGTTTTATCTGTATATTTGGCAAATATTTCTCTTAATCTTTCAGCAGATGTATCTCCGAAACCTCTGCTTGGGtatgataatgatgaaataaTAGCTTCCTCATCATTTTCCGATACCATAATTCTAAATATATTAAGCATAGCCATTATTTCCTTCAATTCCCAAAACGCTCGCCCTCTAAGTATTTGATATGGGATTCGGTACTCTATTAAACTTTTTTCTATCATCCTGATTtgtcttctctttcttacTAGTATAGCAAAAGAGTCATAGCTAAAAAGGTTAGGGAGTGATTTTAAGTATAGGATCTCCCTGGCAATCGATGGCGCCTCTAAAAAATACGCCGGAAAATTCATATATACAGGCAAAATATGGGAAGTAAACTGAGCCTTTAGCGGTAATCTTTGTTCTCTACCCTTTTGCTGCTGCTTAATTAATGTCTCGCTAGTATCTAGAATCTTTTGTGAGGAACGATAGTTTTCAACAAGTATTACCCGTGAGCACTCCAATGGACATTTATTTGACATCTCTTGGAAATTGTGTGCTAGTGCATATCTAAATGCATAAATACTTTGATCAGGATCCCCAACTACAGTAATACCTCTAGAAATGTGGTGGTTCCCCCGTGCCAGTAGAAACATTAGATCAATCTGAATACTATTTGTATCTTGGAATTCATCAACGAAAACATGCTGTACAAAAGGCAGACATCTTTCTGCAGTTAACAATCGAAACGTAAACATCAgtaaatcatcaaaatctaATGCATTTAACTTGAACAATTCGTCTTGATACAACTCATAAAAATGAGAGAGTGCCGAATCATGTGCTGAGTCGTCCTTGTATTCCTGTGGCAGTATAGCACTAGATTTGAGCCTGGAAATATGCTTTTTTATGAGTTTCTGATGGACATCCCAGTCAGGACTATCATTAGGCCCTGACGACTTATTCTTAGAATCTGATTTACTATCTCTTTTTGGCAGGCACAGATTCACTTTTCTCGTAGTCGAGTGAGCGTAATCTCTAATTTGATCAGGCATATTTTCTATCATCTTAGTCATAATTACTTCAATCTCTTTTTCATCTACTATCCTCCAGCCTTCTTGCAGTCCCACTCGCGAACCAAACCTCGCTAAGATCTTTAAACAAATGCTATGAAATGTTCCTATCATTATATCAGATGACCTAAATTCTGTATTCTCAAGCAGTACAGCCAATCGATCTTTCATTTCCTTCGCAGCCTTATTGGTGAAAGTAGTAACTATTATATCTCTAGGATCAATCCTGTAGTGTAGTATCAGATATGCTACTCTTGACGTCAAAACCTTTGTCTTACCTGTCCCTGGACCAGCAATGACCTGTAACGCCTTAGTTGGATCGAAAGTAACTGCAGCCCTCTGCTGCTGATTCAGACCACCCAAAATATCTCGCACCCGATGTGACTTGTAATCTCTGTCCAATGAATCGTTCATATTCTCTTTATTATACAAAATATTACTGTTGTATGTGGGACGATCAGGCCATAATATCAATCTTCACAATATAAAAATCCCTGGCAGAAGAACAAACACTGTTAATATTAAGTGAGTAGATTTTAATGACCAAATACCACAATATGACAACAAGAATTAGATAAAGAATTGAGCTCATCGACTTATTGCTAATCGCAGATGTTtaaatcaaaacaaaagctcatcgctgaCGTTTTCGCGcaatttctctttcaaGCAACTTTTTGATCATAATAGCGAGACTCACAATGGAAATCTGGATTGATGCCAGTATTAGTTATAGTCACGTCTGCCGTTGACTTAGCTAAACGGCTCAGTAGCATCTTAGTGTTGATGAAAGTCAGTGGTGGAGTTGGCTCTAATAGATATTAACCTAACGTTACTTGAGGAACTTTCTTAGGATCTGATTGCGATAAGCCAACAATAATGTACTATGGCTCGACATGGTATTGAAAGAGAGGACTCTGTGACGTCTGAATTAGCCAGATTGGAGAGGATATTCTCGCATCATAGGATCAACCATGATACAGTGCTGAAAGATGCACTTCAGTTTAGCAATGAACGAGTCACTATCATTAATGCGAACCCAGCATCTAAGGAATTTGGTTTTTGGTTCATTGTTTCTTGCTATTTCCCAGTCATTACTGCATGTCTTGGTCCAGTTGCAAATACGATTTCAATTGCGTGCGCGGTCGATAAATGGAGAGTGAACTACTTTTACGTTGAAGGTGGGGGTGATAAAGTTTTCACCCATATCGATGATCCCAGAGGTGTCTTTGCTGTTAATATAATTTCATTAGTCATTGGATGCTGCTCCAATGCGGTATTGTTTCTACATTTTGCCCGGAAACTTAGCTACCTTAAATCTcaaattataaatatagtAGGGTGGACTCTGGCTGGAGGAATGTTAATGATTGACGTGATAGTGCTAAGCACTcataatattgatgaaacaTATCAAGAGAAAACCATAGGATTTTGGTACGCTGCAATTACATCTGGATTGTATCTGTGTTGTACTTTAACTTTGTCAATCCATTTTGTGGGACATAAGCTACAAAAATATCCTGCTCAATTTAATTTACTACCCAATGAAAGAAGTATTATGGTTTTTACTgttattttatcaatatgGCTTATATGGGGTGCTGGTATGTTTTCAAGACTACTACATATCTCTTACGGCAACGCACTATACTTCTGTACCGTTTCTTTGCTAACTATTGGTCTCGGTGATATTTTACCAAAGTCAACTGCGGCGAAATGTATGGCGCTGGTATTTTCCATGACAGGTGTGCTGATATTAGGTATTATTGTCTTTATGACTAGATCTATTCTACAGACCTCCGCAGGTCCtatattcttcttccaCAGAGTTGAACATAGGCGTGTAAAAGCTTGGGAAAAATTGACTAGAGGTGATTGTACACTTACTGACAAAGAGTGTTTTGAATTGATGATGAGTATACGACGCACTTCAAAGATGAAAGgtcatatatattcattaatGATCACgatcattattttcataCTTTTCTGGATATTGGGTGCCACTGTTTTTTACTTTGCTGAGGGATGGACTTACTTCAATGCTGTGTATTTTTGCTTTCTGTGCTTATTGACTATTGGCTATGGTGACTATGCTCCTGAAACTGGTGCAGGAAGAGcattctttgttctttggTCAATCGGAGCCGTCCCCTTAATGGGTGCCATACTATCTACCGCTGGTGATTTATTATATGCCAGTTCCGAGTCGCTTGATGTCAAATTAGGTAAATGGTTAAAAAATAGCG
This window of the Nakaseomyces glabratus chromosome L, complete sequence genome carries:
- the TOK1 gene encoding Tok1p (CAGL0L03476g~Ortholog(s) have voltage-gated potassium channel activity, role in cellular potassium ion homeostasis, potassium ion transport and plasma membrane localization), which codes for MARHGIEREDSVTSELARLERIFSHHRINHDTVLKDALQFSNERVTIINANPASKEFGFWFIVSCYFPVITACLGPVANTISIACAVDKWRVNYFYVEGGGDKVFTHIDDPRGVFAVNIISLVIGCCSNAVLFLHFARKLSYLKSQIINIVGWTLAGGMLMIDVIVLSTHNIDETYQEKTIGFWYAAITSGLYLCCTLTLSIHFVGHKLQKYPAQFNLLPNERSIMVFTVILSIWLIWGAGMFSRLLHISYGNALYFCTVSLLTIGLGDILPKSTAAKCMALVFSMTGVLILGIIVFMTRSILQTSAGPIFFFHRVEHRRVKAWEKLTRGDCTLTDKECFELMMSIRRTSKMKGHIYSLMITIIIFILFWILGATVFYFAEGWTYFNAVYFCFLCLLTIGYGDYAPETGAGRAFFVLWSIGAVPLMGAILSTAGDLLYASSESLDVKLGKWLKNSVKTVLIGPNLTKKQSYTSSSPLEEQAEVNEFNFGNDDGIGIIDSTFNNDEDSQSTVSDNIGDPINIRMASSNNNNNVDGLHTLAAAISRSSSYRRKGASSGSNRRRNNSIKDEVEKCNREDEVFEGTDLFGDIRTEREKITRLNQLVKVLKRLHEMSLNDKDKKLNYNDWSKIHHLALKNLNNDGIDPNPTYWLSEYSPLKFPLNQPHYAFMKIMGLMDRTLRNLAIDESMRGQSHFREDAANFMINPFNRLPVITHSEEQTLSSSPFSHTSSAASLTSSFDSSNNSVAFSQDDAHAFTSLENSESLHNSENSSELQHEASTTSDSNTNTFDKGSRSTEHD
- the SRS2 gene encoding DNA helicase SRS2 (CAGL0L03454g~Ortholog(s) have DNA helicase activity, enzyme activator activity), yielding MNDSLDRDYKSHRVRDILGGLNQQQRAAVTFDPTKALQVIAGPGTGKTKVLTSRVAYLILHYRIDPRDIIVTTFTNKAAKEMKDRLAVLLENTEFRSSDIMIGTFHSICLKILARFGSRVGLQEGWRIVDEKEIEVIMTKMIENMPDQIRDYAHSTTRKVNLCLPKRDSKSDSKNKSSGPNDSPDWDVHQKLIKKHISRLKSSAILPQEYKDDSAHDSALSHFYELYQDELFKLNALDFDDLLMFTFRLLTAERCLPFVQHVFVDEFQDTNSIQIDLMFLLARGNHHISRGITVVGDPDQSIYAFRYALAHNFQEMSNKCPLECSRVILVENYRSSQKILDTSETLIKQQQKGREQRLPLKAQFTSHILPVYMNFPAYFLEAPSIAREILYLKSLPNLFSYDSFAILVRKRRQIRMIEKSLIEYRIPYQILRGRAFWELKEIMAMLNIFRIMVSENDEEAIISSLSYPSRGFGDTSAERLREIFAKYTDKTKLEILNLIAIGRVYVDIPKSARGVVSGLCKLVEECNKENGQELSVRLVKVFDLIYEKSGLKHEFLFKDGKKKGEIDIDGDPNLENPRHKNIQLLRSYFVDTEENQDDSMINQENTALSSINTTKSHGISLADYILQFLNSLSLFAGEKTVATTDDGNKGTLGTVTVCTIHGSKGLEWPVVFIPGCEDNNIPAIFSDDKDNTSDNEEEGDGDNKEELTNKKSQNNNVEESIDEERRMFFVAQTRAKYLLYLSSVTDMDAAVPRVPSRFLTQELLKTTAPFQKALVDFSGLKKLYNLVGVQFPTNTKNFSLSQLIKDYKAYIDARREKFYWGGNIFRLGMNLDLAKNVHDMTSLRNEFTTASEHLKATGEWDKHVNKMVNNDAKKKTKTDIMSKMKQIKKADDISSNSLDAETVQNTAIDHSLSLNSNIRTERGYGKTTSNNHHVKVEEQDSRNSGVTSIHDNAARVIPSNQTTCLKRSREVVRKRLIKSEPIDIVSKESKYTEVIKLEDNDYKGDEVTNKTASELLHNPSELKIDNRPIIASAKILADAARKSSKLPVKQEGIGVKKEMPILQDDIFSQLNRAKKKAKLNDSDIIVID